Proteins co-encoded in one Malus domestica chromosome 09, GDT2T_hap1 genomic window:
- the LOC103442484 gene encoding uncharacterized protein, with protein MAGLLAWAADVVGGGGGQDNEEDIPLIFTQEQQKYVLDLNRKASSLSRSIHDLRLRLPPSDISQRLPDLHAHSLASNAALALQLNAHSTTREQAQLREVTLQEENAAYERAISNCESKIQEKIQEADLLKRKLMELDENERNLRYELENAQTALDASRSGQSDESTGDPKTTVETENDIEASKKAVIEKLEERKKELSSMEAVVKDLEQKWTEIQDIALSQPSPVQREKILDKQLHSLIEQLEAKQAQAEGLVNEIHLKEMELERLNALWRNLESSNIEMNTARNRFGRSASGKGPASSDYILDAHHRNADGRAENQQKLMLLRSGFVLYILALNILVFIKISF; from the exons ATGGCAGGACTGCTAGCATGGGCAGCAGACGTAGTGGGAGGAGGTGGAGGGCAAGACAACGAAGAAGACATCCCACTGATATTCACTCAGGAGCAGCAGAAGTACGTCCTGGACTTGAATCGCAAAGCATCTTCTCTCAGCCGTTCGATCCATGATCTCCGGCTCAGACTCCCTCCTTCCGACATCTCCCAGCGCCTCCCTGATCTTCACGCCCACTCCCTCGCTTCCAACGCCGCCCTTGCTCTCCAATTGAACGCCCATTCCACCACCCGCGAACAG GCACAGTTGAGGGAGGTGACATTGCAGGAAGAGAATGCTGCATATGAAAGGGCAATATCGAATTGTGAAAGTAAAATACAggagaaaattcaagaagcgGATTTGCTTAAGAGGAAGCTAATG GAATTGGACGAGAATGAAAGGAATTTGAGATATGAACTTGAAAATGCACAAACTGCATTGGATGCCAGTCGATCTGGTCAATCAGATGAATCCACTGGTGACCCAAAGACGACTGTTGAAACTGAAAATGACATAGAAGCTTCAAAGAAGGCTGTAATTGAAAAGTTAGAGGAGAGGAAAAAAGAACTG AGTTCAATGGAAGCAGTAGTGAAAGATTTAGAGCAAAAATGGACAGAAATTCAAGATATTGCATTGAGTCAGCCTTCGCCAG TGCAAAGAGAGAAGATTTTGGATAAACAACTGCACAGCCTAATTGAGCAGCTAGAAGCAAAACAG GCACAAGCAGAAGGCCTGGTCAATGAAATTCATTTGAAAGAGATGGAGCTAGAAAGATTGAATGCGTTGTGGAGAAATCTTGAAAGTAGCAACATAGAAATGAATACTGCTAGAAATAGGTTTGGACGGAGTGCATCAGGAAAAGGACCTGCTTCGTCTGATTATATCCTTGACGCTCATCATAGAAATGCCGATGGCCGAGCAGAGAATCAGCAAAAGCTCATGCTGCTCAGGTCGGGTTTTGTGCTTTACATTTTAGCTTTGAACATCTTGGTCTTCATCAAGATCTCATTTTGA